The Amycolatopsis sp. NBC_01480 genome segment GTCGGCGAGGACCAGAACGAGCGGATGAGGATGAAGTGGAGCACCTCCGAGCCCGAGTACACCGCTTGGTCCTGGCGCGAGTTCGGCCCAGCCTTGTGAGCAACGCCTGCCCGGCGGACCGCTGACTTCCCTGTCCGCCGGCCGCGCGGACGGCATATGCCTGTCTCGCTTGTGTTTAGCATGCGATTTAGACTCCGGTGCATTTCGAGGTGGTCAGGAAGTGCGACGACCCCGTGCCTGGAGGTAGTCGAAAAGGCGCCCGCTGGGCGCGTCATGGACTTGATCCATGTGTGCGGTCCGCGTACAGGGATGCACTGGCCTTCCCGATCCCCACCTGACGCGATCACGCCGCGCCTTCTCACTCAACGCTCATCACGACGGTCTCGGCGAGGAGGTCTCGGAGCAGTGCTTCACCCTGAGGCCAGGGACCGAAGCCGGCCTCGGGGTTGACGTGGTCGGCGTCGCCGAGGTCGACGAACCGTGCACCCCACTGTTCGGCCAGCCGGCGGGACCAGCCGATCGCTGCCCAGGGGTCGGTGCTGCTGGCCGTGAGGACAGCCGGGAACGGCAGCGGGTTCGCCGCGGACGGACCGAAACCGGCGATCGGCGCGCCGTGGGTTGCCGAGTAGTCGATATCGGGCGGTGCCACCAATAGCGCCGCCCGGACCTGATCGGCGTGTCGGTGAGCCCAATGGGCGACGGTGTGACAGCCGAGGCTGTGGGCGACCAGCACGATCGGCCCTGTCGTCCGCTGGACGGTGTCGTGCAGTTCGGCGACCCACTCATCCCGCTCCGGTCGTTCCCAGTGCCGGTGCTCGACCCGGACGGCGCCGCGCAGGTCCCGGTGCCAGTGGGACTGCCAGTGACCACGCCCGGAACCACCCAAGCCCGGCACGATGATCAAGTTCTCCACGGCGGAGACGATAGCGCCTCCGACCGTATCCGAACCGGTCAGGCCGGGGCGTCCGCCAGCTGGGCGCGGGGGCGTCGACGTACAGCGGAGGGCGCTGCCCATGCGTGCAAGTCATGCCCCAGCCGCAGGGCGTCACGTGGCTGGGTCGGTCGGCGACTTCGTTGCGAAGACGTCGGCCACCGTGGCCACGATCGCGCGAACCTGCGGTTGCCGTGCCAGCCAGGTGGGCAGGGCGAATCCGGGGTCGGAAAGCGGCGCCCATGGCCAGCCGGGAAGCAGCCGTTCCGCACTCGGGCGGGTCAGCAGCGCGGCGACGGCGTCGCTCGCGGTGACGCAGGCGAGTGCGTTCTCGGTGAACCAGGCGAACACCCAATCAGGGCGCACTTCGAGTGCCTCCGCCGCGCTCAGGACCCGGTCGTGCTCGGCGGTCACCTGGTCACGGCTGTGCGCGAGGACCCGCACCCCGTCCAGGTCGGCGAGCGGGCAACGAGTCCGGCCGGCCAACGGGTGGTCAGGCCGGATCGCGACGCCGAACGGCTGCTCGTAGAGCAATCGCGCCGTGAACGGCGGTGCCGGACGTTGGTGGGTGAGGGCGAGGTCAAGGTGGCCTTCCCGCAACATGCGCACCTGGTCGGCGCTGCTGGCGTCGGTGAAGGAGACCGCCGCTTCGGGGACGCGGTCGCGGAGCGTGCGCAGCACCTGCTCGAGCCACGCCACGGGCGCGCCCGGCGGCAGCCCGACGCGGACGATCTCCTTGGCCGGGCCGGCCGACCGGACGACCTCCCGGGTCGCGTCGGCCAGCCGTAGCACGAGCCGGGCGTGTTCGTGCAGAGCCAGGGCCGCCGGCGTCGGACTGACGCCGGCGGGCACGCGGTCGAACAGGGGAGCGTGCACG includes the following:
- a CDS encoding LysR family transcriptional regulator, with product MELRQLRYFVAIFEHRSISRAAEHLRISQPALTRQLRQLERFVHAPLFDRVPAGVSPTPAALALHEHARLVLRLADATREVVRSAGPAKEIVRVGLPPGAPVAWLEQVLRTLRDRVPEAAVSFTDASSADQVRMLREGHLDLALTHQRPAPPFTARLLYEQPFGVAIRPDHPLAGRTRCPLADLDGVRVLAHSRDQVTAEHDRVLSAAEALEVRPDWVFAWFTENALACVTASDAVAALLTRPSAERLLPGWPWAPLSDPGFALPTWLARQPQVRAIVATVADVFATKSPTDPAT
- a CDS encoding RBBP9/YdeN family alpha/beta hydrolase produces the protein MGSALRCTSTPPRPAGGRPGLTGSDTVGGAIVSAVENLIIVPGLGGSGRGHWQSHWHRDLRGAVRVEHRHWERPERDEWVAELHDTVQRTTGPIVLVAHSLGCHTVAHWAHRHADQVRAALLVAPPDIDYSATHGAPIAGFGPSAANPLPFPAVLTASSTDPWAAIGWSRRLAEQWGARFVDLGDADHVNPEAGFGPWPQGEALLRDLLAETVVMSVE